The following are encoded in a window of Chionomys nivalis chromosome X, mChiNiv1.1, whole genome shotgun sequence genomic DNA:
- the Zcchc18 gene encoding zinc finger CCHC domain-containing protein 18 — protein MTSILVRLSNSRRQNAAFLPLAHSMLRALGRSLGPLMANIAAERKMKLFSGRAELIPGEETFENWLSQVHEVLPDWHMSEEEKLKRLMRTLRGPAREAMRLLQAANPNLNVAEFLRAMKLVFGESKSSVTVRGKFLNTLQTYGERPSLYMIRLEMQLQDAIQAGVLAERDANRIRLHQVLVGAEISRDLRIKLKGLLQMHAHEQEALPDFLELMGMVREEEDWDGIFFQHKRARRAETIMERAASPVVFQGSLPIVIGSADGNVIEIDDSPDDSDEDVILVEPEDPPLPSPSVPSFRGRAASQDEVLVIESSNSDDEAPSTSSGSGRGDNGPENLHRPRKRKYPIRCPQCGEEGHAKETCGHNTSKGPLFENLIVTLQEMIQMERAIPSAPY, from the coding sequence ATGACTAGCATCCTTGTTCGTCTGAGTAACAGCCGAAGGCAGAATGCAGCTTTTCTGCCTTTGGCCCATTCCATGCTGAGGGCCCTGGGGAGGAGTCTTGGTCCTTTGATGGCCAACATAGCAGCAGAGAGAAAGATGAAGTTGTTTTCTGGGAGGGCAGAGCTGATCCCGGGGGAAGAAACCTTTGAGAACTGGCTAAGCCAAGTCCACGAGGTCCTGCCAGACTGGCATATGTCTGAGGAGGAAAAGCTGAAACGCCTGATGAGAACCCTTAGGGGCCCTGCCAGGGAGGCCATGCGTTTGCTCCAGGCTGCCAATCCCAATCTAAATGTGGCAGAATTCCTGCGGGCCATGAAGTTGGTGTTTGGGGAGTCTAAGAGCAGTGTAACAGTACGTGGTAAATTTTTAAACACCTTGCAGACATATGGAGAGAGACCATCTCTGTACATGATCCGTTTAGAGATGCAGCTGCAAGATGCTATCCAGGCAGGGGTCCTTGCTGAGAGAGATGCAAACAGAATTCGCCTGCACCAGGTCCTTGTAGGGGCAGAGATCAGTAGGGACCTGCGCATCAAGCTTAAGGGGCTCCTCCAAATGCATGCGCACGAGCAGGAAGCCCTTCCTGACTTCCTGGAGTTAATGGGGATGGTAAGGGAGGAAGAAGACTGGGATGGCATTTTCTTTCAACATAAGAGGGCCAGAAGAGCAGAGACAATAATGGAGAGGGCCGCCAGCCCTGTAGTATTTCAGGGCTCCCTTCCTATAGTGATAGGCAGTGCTGACGGCAATGTAATAGAGATAGATGATTCCCCAGATGACTCAGATGAAGATGTGATCCTGGTGGAACCTGAGGACCCTCCACTGCCATCCCCAAGTGTCCCATCCTTCAGAGGCAGAGCCGCTTCTCAGGATGAAGTGCTAGTTATTGAATCCTCCAACAGTGATGATGAGGCTCCTTCCACTAGCAGTGGTTCTGGGCGAGGGGATAATGGGCCTGAGAATCTTCATAGACCCAGAAAGCGAAAATACCCAATCCGCTGTCCCCAGTGTGGTGAAGAGGGCCATGCAAAAGAAACCTGTGGCCACAATACCAGCAAGGGCCCTCTTTTTGAGAATCTGATAGTCACTCTGCAGGAGATGATTCAAATGGAGAGAGCAATACCCTCTGCACCATACTAA
- the Slc25a53 gene encoding solute carrier family 25 member 53 isoform X1 codes for MLMPARGGEPAWRGLRQTGAGAGAASSAARTHGPGPFTFHSFFHPHPVVLSMEEQNNSAGKELQHRTRTEVPGKKSWHSQAYTLGAISNFLSTFLTFPIYKVVFRQQIHAMAVSEAVRQLWHEGPQYFYRGIYPPLLSKTLQGTLLFGTYDSLLGFLSPVGPHSLGQRWTAGLMSGVVEAVALSPFERVQNVLQDARKQACFPSTFSILKEFNSYGLWGRLSLGYYRGFWPVLVRNSLGSALYFSFKDPIQDGLARQGLPHWVPALVSGSVNGTITCLVLYPLIVLVANMQSHIGWQRMPSLWASAQDVWDTRGRKILLIYRGGSLIILRSSVTWGLTTAIHDFLQRKAHTKKEMKD; via the exons ATGCTAATGCCTGCCAGAGGGGGGGAACCTGCTTGGAGGGGGCTGCGGCAGACTGGTGCGGGAGCGGGCGCGGCGTCAAGTGCAGCTCGGACTCACGGACCTGGCCCATTTACATTTCACTC TTTCTTCCATCCGCATCCAGTTGTCCTCAGCATGGAGGAGCAGAACAACTCTGCTGGGAAGGAGCTTCAGCACAGGACACGAACAGAAGTCCCAGGAAAGAAAAGCTGGCACTCACAGGCCTACACTCTGGGGGCCATTTCCAACTTCCTGTCTACTTTTCTGACCTTTCCTATCTATAAGGTTGTGTTCCGGCAGCAGATCCATGCTATGGCCGTGTCAGAGGCCGTGAGACAGCTTTGGCATGAAGGCCCTCAGTACTTCTACCGGGGTATCTACCCGCCTCTTCTCTCCAAGACCCTGCAAGGGACTCTGTTGTTTGGCACTTATGATAGTCTGCTGGGCTTTCTCTCCCCTGTTGGGCCACACTCCCTTGGACAGCGCTGGACAGCAGGGCTCATGTCCGGTGTGGTAGAAGCTGTGGCACTCAGCCCCTTTGAAAGAGTACAAAACGTGCTTCAGGATGCTCGCAAGCAAGCTTGTTTCCCTAGCACCTTCAGCATCCTCAAGGAATTCAATTCTTACGGGCTTTGGGGGCGGCTGTCACTGGGCTATTATCGCGGTTTCTGGCCAGTTCTTGTCAGAAACAGCCTGGGAAGTGCTCTCTATTTCTCCTTCAAGGATCCTATCCAGGATGGCTTAGCAAGGCAAGGCCTGCCCCATTGGGTTCCTGCTTTGGTGTCCGGTAGTGTCAATGGGACGATCACCTGCCTGGTTCTGTATCCTCTGATTGTGCTGGTTGCCAATATGCAGTCTCATATTGGCTGGCAGAGAATGCCAAGCCTGTGGGCCTCTGCTCAAGATGTGTGGGACACTAGAGGTCGAAAAATACTCCTGATTTATAGAGGGGGGTCTCTAATCATTCTCAGGTCCAGTGTGACATGGGGCCTCACTACTGCTATCCATGACTTCTTGCAGAGAAAGGCTCACAccaagaaagagatgaaagactGA
- the Slc25a53 gene encoding solute carrier family 25 member 53 isoform X2: MEEQNNSAGKELQHRTRTEVPGKKSWHSQAYTLGAISNFLSTFLTFPIYKVVFRQQIHAMAVSEAVRQLWHEGPQYFYRGIYPPLLSKTLQGTLLFGTYDSLLGFLSPVGPHSLGQRWTAGLMSGVVEAVALSPFERVQNVLQDARKQACFPSTFSILKEFNSYGLWGRLSLGYYRGFWPVLVRNSLGSALYFSFKDPIQDGLARQGLPHWVPALVSGSVNGTITCLVLYPLIVLVANMQSHIGWQRMPSLWASAQDVWDTRGRKILLIYRGGSLIILRSSVTWGLTTAIHDFLQRKAHTKKEMKD; the protein is encoded by the coding sequence ATGGAGGAGCAGAACAACTCTGCTGGGAAGGAGCTTCAGCACAGGACACGAACAGAAGTCCCAGGAAAGAAAAGCTGGCACTCACAGGCCTACACTCTGGGGGCCATTTCCAACTTCCTGTCTACTTTTCTGACCTTTCCTATCTATAAGGTTGTGTTCCGGCAGCAGATCCATGCTATGGCCGTGTCAGAGGCCGTGAGACAGCTTTGGCATGAAGGCCCTCAGTACTTCTACCGGGGTATCTACCCGCCTCTTCTCTCCAAGACCCTGCAAGGGACTCTGTTGTTTGGCACTTATGATAGTCTGCTGGGCTTTCTCTCCCCTGTTGGGCCACACTCCCTTGGACAGCGCTGGACAGCAGGGCTCATGTCCGGTGTGGTAGAAGCTGTGGCACTCAGCCCCTTTGAAAGAGTACAAAACGTGCTTCAGGATGCTCGCAAGCAAGCTTGTTTCCCTAGCACCTTCAGCATCCTCAAGGAATTCAATTCTTACGGGCTTTGGGGGCGGCTGTCACTGGGCTATTATCGCGGTTTCTGGCCAGTTCTTGTCAGAAACAGCCTGGGAAGTGCTCTCTATTTCTCCTTCAAGGATCCTATCCAGGATGGCTTAGCAAGGCAAGGCCTGCCCCATTGGGTTCCTGCTTTGGTGTCCGGTAGTGTCAATGGGACGATCACCTGCCTGGTTCTGTATCCTCTGATTGTGCTGGTTGCCAATATGCAGTCTCATATTGGCTGGCAGAGAATGCCAAGCCTGTGGGCCTCTGCTCAAGATGTGTGGGACACTAGAGGTCGAAAAATACTCCTGATTTATAGAGGGGGGTCTCTAATCATTCTCAGGTCCAGTGTGACATGGGGCCTCACTACTGCTATCCATGACTTCTTGCAGAGAAAGGCTCACAccaagaaagagatgaaagactGA